DNA from Leptospira bandrabouensis:
AAGAGTCCCTATAAAACCCATTTTGGAATTTTTATGAGAGGGGGGAATCGGAAGATTGAAGGTACTGGTTATTATTTACATATTGAACCGGATGCATCTTTGTTAGGTGGAGGATGTTATAAGCCAGAACCAAAGTCTTTACAAAAAATTAGAGAAAAAATTGCAGCAGATACAGATTCGTTTCTAAAAATTCTAAAAAACAAACAATTTGCGGAAAATTTCGGAAATACTTTTTATGCAGAAAAGTTAAAAACAGCTCCAAAAGGATTTGCGAAAGACCATCCTTCGATTGAATTTTTGAAGTACAAAGGATTTGCTGTCGCTAAAAAAATAAAAAATTCGGAACTTACATCTAATCATTTTATACAAGATGCCGTTCATAGTTTTCGAACTTTATACCCTCTCAATCAGTTTATTGAAGCTGGTATAGCAAAGAAATAATTTAAGGTTTTTTATTGAACCCAATCTTAATGGTAAATCGGAGATAGAAATGGCAAAGCATATAGAACTTCCAAAAGACTTATTATTGGGTTCAGCAACTGCTGCGACGCAAATTGAAGGTGGGGATACTAATAATAATTGGTACCATTGGTCTTTAGCAGGTAAGGTTGGAAATGAAGAGTCTAGTATTACTGGCGCAGACCATTACGCACGTTATGTGGAAGATGTAAAATTATTATCAAAACTCAATCAAGAATGTTATCGGATGAGTATTGAGTGGAGTCGGATTCAACCTTCGGAAGGAGAATGGTCTGCGGATACCGTCGAAC
Protein-coding regions in this window:
- a CDS encoding DUF2461 domain-containing protein, with amino-acid sequence MVINKNIIKYLIDLRENNGRNWFLENKERFNEIQKELVILTGYFLSEIEKFDKNVKGVDPKSCIFRIYKDVRFSKDKSPYKTHFGIFMRGGNRKIEGTGYYLHIEPDASLLGGGCYKPEPKSLQKIREKIAADTDSFLKILKNKQFAENFGNTFYAEKLKTAPKGFAKDHPSIEFLKYKGFAVAKKIKNSELTSNHFIQDAVHSFRTLYPLNQFIEAGIAKK